Proteins from a genomic interval of Peromyscus leucopus breed LL Stock chromosome 12, UCI_PerLeu_2.1, whole genome shotgun sequence:
- the LOC114697653 gene encoding keratin-associated protein 26-1-like, with product MSNNCCSEVCSASSPRNSSHVPATSPVGLCSTEMRCRNAPCSPTSSLGSNTSCDNCHEPCGEHGSGQSTSCIRNTGSPSVGSPVTSGISGSQEGNSCLPVTSCNSSIGRPTSCRRPLSCFHPSYQSYGYQPLGYLTYGHQPLSYLPYGCPPLRNLTYGCQPFSSKSDYYRPTSSTYGRFQRYTSSLGGWHCPY from the coding sequence ATGTCTAATAACTGCTGCTCAGAAGTCTGCAGCGCTTCTTCTCCTAGGAACTCTAGTCACGTTCCTGCCACCTCACCCGTTGGTCTTTGCTCCACTGAGATGAGGTGTAGAAATGCCCCTTGCTCTCCTACTAGCAGCCTGGGCAGCAATACATCATGTGACAACTGCCACGAGCCCTGCGGTGAACATGGGAGCGGCCAATCAACCAGCTGCatcaggaacactggcagcccTTCAGTCGGATCTCCAGTTACTTCAGGGATATCTGGATCCCAGGAAGGAAACAGCTGCCTTCCTGTCACATCCTGCAATTCCAGCATTGGCCGTCCAACATCCTGTAGACGACCTTTGAGCTGCTTCCATCCAAGTTACCAGTCTTATGGCTATCAACCCTTAGGCTACCTGACCTATGGTcatcaaccactgagctatcttccctATGGTTGTCCACCACTGAGAAACCTGACCTATGGATGCCAGCCTTTTAGCAGCAAGTCTGACTACTACAGGCCCACAAGCTCTACATACGGCAGGTTCCAACGATACACCTCTTCCTTGGGTGGTTGGCATTGTCCTTACTGA